In Streptomyces sp. 71268, the DNA window GTGTCCCACGTCGTGCCACCGCCCTCCAGGCGGCCAAGGCCCTGGGAGAAGACGTGCACGCACTCTGGCCGGCGCTCCGCCAGGCCCGCCCCGCCCGCGCCATCAGCCCTGAGTTGGTGGCGCTCTACGAGCAGCGGGCCGACCTCCCTGTCTCGGCGTTCACCGCCCTGATGGCCCAGGCCCGGGAGCGGATCGACATCCTCGTGTACGCGGCCGTCTTCCTCCACGAGGCGTACCCGCGGCTGAACGAACTCCTCACCGAACGCGCCGCCGAAGGCTGCACCGTCCGCATCGCGATCGGGGAGGCCGACAGCGACAACGTCCAAGCCCGCGGCCAGGAGGAGCGGTTCGGCCACGGCATCGAATCCCGCTGCCGCCTCGCCCTCATGCACTACAAGCCGCTCGCCGACACCCCCGG includes these proteins:
- a CDS encoding helix-turn-helix transcriptional regulator translates to MPNERLRAVMAAGGWTYAALAQQVEVDPKSIERWVNLGRVPRRATALQAAKALGEDVHALWPALRQARPARAISPELVALYEQRADLPVSAFTALMAQARERIDILVYAAVFLHEAYPRLNELLTERAAEGCTVRIAIGEADSDNVQARGQEERFGHGIESRCRLALMHYKPLADTPGIEVRTHETTLYNSLYRADDQQLVNAHVWGVNAYAAPVWHLRRHETDGMFDTYAESFDAVWATATSVREED